The following are from one region of the Rhinoraja longicauda isolate Sanriku21f chromosome 3, sRhiLon1.1, whole genome shotgun sequence genome:
- the LOC144592272 gene encoding proteolipid protein DM beta-like: protein RSQVTDGGCFECCIKCLGGIPYASLIATMLLYAGVALFCGCGHEALSGTATILQNNFELVRGAGDTIDVFTMIDIFKYVIYGVAAAFFVYGILLMGFFTTGAIKDLYGDFKITTCGRCVSGWVHYLMVLSANWAYVKDACRMQKYEDIKSKEEQELHDIHSTRSKERLNAYT, encoded by the exons CGATCCCAGGTTACTGATGGAG ggtgcttcGAGTGTTGCATCAAGTGTTTGGGGGGCATTCCCTACGCCTCGCTCATTGCCACCATGCTCCTGTACGCGGGCGTGGCCCTCTTCTGCGGCTGTGGCCACGAAGCTCTCTCCGGGACCGCCACCATCCTGCAGAACAACTTTGAGTTGGTTCGAGGTGCCGGCGACACCATCGATGTCTTCACCAT GATTGACATCTTCAAGTACGTCATCTACGGAGTGGCCGCGGCCTTCTTTGTCTACGGCATCCTGCTGATG GGCTTCTTCACAACTGGGGCCATCAAGGACCTGTACGGGGACTTCAAGATCACCACCTGTGGACGCTGTGTCAGTGGCTGG GTGCACTACCTGATGGTATTGTCGGCTAACTGGGCGTATGTGAAGGACGCGTGCCGGATGCAGAAGTACGAGGACATCAAGTCCAAGGAGGAGCAGGAGCTTCACGACATCCACTCCACCCGCTCCAAGGAGCGGCTAAACGCCTACACATAG